The Methanosphaera sp. BMS genome contains a region encoding:
- the hisF gene encoding imidazole glycerol phosphate synthase subunit HisF, translating into MLSKRIIPCLDCDLQVPEGRVVKGVEFKQIRYAGNPVELATKYYEDGADEIVFLDITASHERRSTMADVIKKTVENVFCPICVGGGIREVKDYVNMLKAGADKCSTNTAAIKDPSLINRASSHVGSQACVIGIDAKRRYVENPSEKDDHYIIETDDGYCWFDCSIYGGREFTGIDAVKWAIECEERGAGEILLTSMDRDGTKIGYDLDLTKTISQNVSIPVIASGGVGNPEHIYEAFAKGQADAALAASIFHFDEYPIPEVKKYIKQKDIATRI; encoded by the coding sequence ATGTTATCAAAAAGAATAATTCCATGTTTGGACTGTGACTTACAAGTACCTGAAGGAAGAGTAGTTAAAGGAGTAGAATTCAAGCAGATACGCTATGCCGGAAATCCGGTGGAATTGGCAACAAAATACTATGAGGATGGAGCCGATGAAATAGTATTCCTGGACATTACCGCTTCTCATGAACGCAGATCAACAATGGCCGATGTAATTAAAAAAACGGTTGAAAATGTATTCTGTCCCATATGTGTCGGTGGTGGAATACGTGAAGTAAAGGATTATGTTAACATGCTTAAGGCAGGAGCTGATAAGTGTTCAACAAACACGGCGGCAATAAAGGATCCTTCCCTGATAAACAGGGCTTCAAGTCATGTGGGCAGCCAGGCATGTGTAATAGGAATCGATGCAAAAAGAAGATATGTTGAAAATCCATCAGAAAAGGATGACCATTATATTATAGAAACCGATGATGGATATTGCTGGTTTGACTGCAGCATATATGGTGGACGTGAGTTTACTGGAATCGATGCAGTCAAATGGGCAATAGAATGTGAAGAAAGAGGTGCCGGTGAGATACTGCTTACAAGTATGGATCGTGATGGAACCAAAATCGGTTATGATTTGGATTTGACAAAAACAATAAGTCAAAACGTATCAATACCGGTGATAGCCTCTGGTGGGGTTGGAAATCCAGAACACATATATGAAGCATTTGCCAAGGGTCAAGCCGATGCCGCACTGGCTGCCAGCATATTCCACTTTGATGAATATCCAATACCTGAAGTAAAAAAATACATTAAACAAAAGGACATAGCTACAAGAATATAG
- the purD gene encoding phosphoribosylamine--glycine ligase: MNILVVGSGAREHAIAKSLAKTADVFTYMGRKNPGLARLSKEYEVADESDFENIIKFAQDNEIEIAFIGPEAPLEKGIVDELEKVGIKSVGPNKDAAQIETNKAFMRKLFEDYDISGSIKYGTFYTLEEAYEFIDNFNEPVVVKPIGLTGGKGVKIVGDQLADNEEAKEYVKEIFEQKMGGFEGVVIEELLIGEEYTIQAFVDGTHLIPMPAAQDHPHAFVGNKGPITGGMGSYSDKNHLLPFLSQEEYDQSVEIMKETIDAIKKEASPYKGILYGQFMLTKEGPKIIEYNARFGDPESMNVLAVFDYDLAEISKQIVDGTLDKALFENKASVCKYIVPDKYPDTKAADTIVEVDEEKINQMDAQVYYAAVYEDENEDIRLTSSRAIAVLAVRDSIKEAEEVCEEAIKYVNGEVYHRCDVATEELLNEKLEHMKEVKS, encoded by the coding sequence ATGAATATATTAGTAGTAGGTAGTGGAGCAAGAGAACATGCAATAGCAAAGTCCCTTGCCAAAACCGCCGATGTATTTACATATATGGGACGTAAAAATCCTGGACTAGCAAGATTGTCAAAAGAATATGAAGTAGCAGATGAATCCGACTTTGAAAACATTATAAAGTTTGCACAGGATAATGAAATTGAAATAGCATTCATCGGACCTGAAGCACCACTTGAAAAGGGCATAGTTGATGAATTGGAAAAAGTTGGAATTAAGTCTGTTGGACCAAATAAGGATGCAGCCCAAATTGAAACAAACAAGGCATTCATGAGAAAACTTTTTGAAGACTATGATATATCCGGTTCAATAAAATATGGAACATTCTACACACTTGAAGAAGCATATGAATTTATCGATAATTTTAACGAACCTGTCGTAGTAAAACCCATAGGATTAACAGGTGGAAAAGGAGTTAAAATTGTAGGTGATCAGCTTGCAGATAATGAAGAAGCTAAGGAATATGTCAAGGAAATATTCGAACAGAAAATGGGCGGATTCGAAGGAGTGGTAATAGAGGAATTGCTCATAGGAGAAGAATATACCATTCAGGCATTCGTAGATGGAACACACCTCATCCCAATGCCAGCAGCACAGGATCATCCACACGCATTCGTAGGAAACAAAGGACCAATAACCGGTGGAATGGGTTCATACTCCGATAAAAATCATTTACTTCCATTTTTAAGCCAGGAAGAATATGACCAGTCTGTTGAAATAATGAAAGAAACAATAGATGCAATAAAAAAAGAGGCATCACCATACAAGGGAATACTCTACGGTCAATTCATGCTTACAAAAGAAGGACCAAAAATCATAGAATACAATGCAAGATTTGGCGATCCGGAGTCAATGAACGTACTGGCAGTATTCGACTATGACCTGGCAGAAATATCCAAACAAATAGTCGACGGCACTCTTGATAAGGCATTGTTTGAAAACAAGGCATCAGTATGCAAATACATTGTACCGGATAAGTATCCTGACACAAAAGCAGCCGACACAATAGTGGAAGTGGATGAAGAAAAAATCAATCAAATGGATGCACAGGTATACTACGCCGCAGTATATGAGGATGAAAACGAGGACATACGCTTAACTTCATCACGGGCCATAGCAGTACTTGCCGTACGTGATAGCATAAAAGAGGCAGAAGAAGTCTGTGAAGAGGCAATAAAATATGTCAACGGAGAAGTATATCATAGATGTGACGTTGCTACCGAAGAATTATTAAATGAAAAATTAGAACACATGAAGGAAGTTAAATCCTAA
- a CDS encoding peptidylprolyl isomerase: MKKAIIKTDKGDITIELFPNEAPGTVKNFEKLANEGFYNGLTFHRVIPDFVIQGGCPNGNGTGGPGYTIKCETEGNPHKHGTGALSMAHAGKDTGGSQFFITHSPQPHLDGVHTVFGQVIDGMDVVYEIRQGDKMNEVIIEDD, translated from the coding sequence ATGAAAAAAGCTATAATTAAAACTGACAAAGGTGACATTACAATAGAATTATTCCCTAATGAAGCACCGGGAACTGTTAAAAACTTTGAAAAACTAGCAAATGAAGGATTTTATAATGGATTGACATTCCATAGAGTTATTCCCGACTTTGTAATTCAAGGCGGATGTCCTAATGGAAACGGAACCGGTGGCCCTGGTTATACAATCAAATGTGAAACCGAAGGAAACCCACATAAACATGGTACCGGAGCTTTATCAATGGCACATGCCGGTAAAGATACCGGTGGAAGCCAGTTCTTTATTACTCACAGCCCTCAACCACACCTTGATGGGGTTCACACCGTTTTTGGTCAGGTAATTGATGGAATGGATGTCGTATACGAGATTAGACAAGGCGACAAAATGAATGAAGTAATAATCGAAGATGATTAA
- a CDS encoding IS4 family transposase encodes MKYVPWNRGRTTALEALYFMEEFWGEMDMDVSKQAISERRMIIDPQAYIDMNGDLLKRIYTEPELKTFKGYYLAAHDGSIFDLPNYPTIREDFGIEDNIDHSKHTATARVSTMVDVLNEFILSSTITSRKSSEPDLAIDHLEDVKNKINLQKTISICDRGYGSKKLMLKIMQLNSYFVIRLKKDTFIDQRYKMTTDDEIIEVPLTKSFIKTIQDEKLRNYANKEQKLKIRIINIKLPTGEIETLATNVFDKTMTIQDFKEIYNKRWTIETNYDKLKNKLETENFSGRRKIIIEQDFYSDVYVFNIATVIKHDANQQITRQPQKNNKHQYKEYSTNFNIAVGLVKKELLNLLTPDEEKQQQAIQKIFKILQKNLIPIKEETKTTTREPVDYGHKFNDNNKRSF; translated from the coding sequence ATGAAATATGTTCCATGGAATCGTGGACGTACAACTGCATTAGAGGCCTTGTATTTTATGGAAGAATTTTGGGGTGAAATGGATATGGATGTGTCTAAACAGGCTATTTCTGAAAGAAGGATGATTATTGACCCACAGGCATATATTGATATGAATGGTGATTTATTAAAAAGAATATATACGGAACCCGAATTAAAAACATTTAAAGGTTATTATTTAGCAGCTCATGATGGTTCTATATTTGATTTGCCGAATTATCCTACTATCCGTGAAGATTTTGGTATTGAAGATAATATTGATCATTCCAAACATACGGCTACTGCCAGAGTATCTACAATGGTTGATGTACTAAATGAATTTATTTTAAGTTCTACCATTACCAGCAGAAAGTCCAGTGAACCTGATCTTGCCATTGACCATTTAGAAGATGTTAAAAATAAGATTAACCTTCAAAAAACAATATCAATATGTGATAGAGGTTATGGTTCAAAAAAACTAATGTTAAAAATAATGCAACTAAATTCATATTTCGTAATACGGCTAAAAAAAGACACATTCATAGATCAAAGATATAAAATGACTACTGATGATGAAATAATTGAAGTACCACTAACTAAATCATTCATAAAAACAATACAAGACGAAAAATTAAGAAACTATGCAAACAAAGAACAAAAACTCAAAATAAGAATAATAAACATAAAATTACCAACCGGAGAAATAGAAACACTAGCAACCAATGTATTCGATAAAACAATGACAATACAAGATTTTAAAGAAATATACAACAAAAGATGGACAATAGAAACCAACTACGACAAACTAAAAAACAAATTAGAAACAGAAAACTTCTCGGGCCGCAGAAAAATAATCATAGAACAAGACTTCTACTCAGACGTATACGTATTTAACATAGCAACAGTAATCAAACACGACGCAAACCAACAAATAACACGACAACCCCAAAAAAACAACAAACACCAATACAAAGAATACTCAACAAACTTCAACATAGCAGTAGGACTAGTAAAAAAAGAATTACTCAACTTACTAACTCCTGATGAAGAAAAACAACAACAAGCAATACAAAAAATATTCAAAATACTACAAAAAAACCTAATACCCATAAAAGAAGAAACAAAAACAACAACCCGAGAACCAGTAGACTACGGACACAAATTCAACGACAACAACAAAAGATCATTCTAA
- a CDS encoding DNA glycosylase, with the protein MITKNFVIKYDDYMGDFDLKLTMDSGQTSQPPWMNVDGTYHEILSIQNEDVLVKISQKKLNADVDVSYCCDGDVDCQLVKDKLFYIFDLDYDITEVYDFLESNEELRDVYKFNRGLRLYKAQYPFESIISSICSANNSIKRWTKSIDDIKKSCGNQHIFDGKKYPTFPSEKDFVQIDEDKLKSFGVGYRSSYMLNTTRMILEEDAFHENIFEMGYEESFEKIIELEGVGPKVADCILLYAYNKREAYPVDVWINRITTYLYFNGQKLSNRKIMEFAQERFGKYSGYIQLYLFNYARLSGLMEKLKK; encoded by the coding sequence ATGATTACTAAGAATTTTGTAATAAAATATGATGATTATATGGGTGACTTTGACTTAAAACTAACGATGGACTCCGGTCAGACAAGTCAACCGCCATGGATGAATGTTGATGGAACATATCATGAGATACTGTCTATTCAAAATGAGGATGTGCTTGTTAAAATAAGCCAGAAAAAGTTAAATGCTGATGTTGACGTATCATACTGCTGTGATGGTGATGTTGACTGTCAATTGGTTAAGGATAAGCTTTTTTACATCTTTGATTTGGATTATGACATTACTGAAGTATATGATTTTTTAGAATCCAATGAAGAATTAAGGGATGTGTATAAATTCAACAGGGGATTAAGATTATATAAGGCTCAATATCCTTTTGAATCCATAATATCATCGATATGTTCAGCAAATAACTCCATAAAAAGATGGACAAAATCCATTGATGATATAAAAAAATCATGTGGTAATCAACACATATTTGACGGAAAAAAATACCCTACTTTTCCATCCGAGAAAGACTTTGTGCAGATAGATGAAGATAAGCTAAAGTCCTTTGGTGTAGGTTATAGAAGCTCATACATGCTAAATACCACTAGGATGATATTGGAGGAGGATGCTTTCCATGAAAATATATTTGAAATGGGCTATGAGGAATCCTTTGAGAAAATCATTGAATTGGAGGGTGTAGGTCCTAAGGTTGCCGATTGTATATTGTTATATGCATATAATAAGCGTGAGGCATATCCTGTTGACGTATGGATAAATAGGATTACAACTTACCTGTATTTTAATGGTCAGAAGCTATCTAATAGGAAGATTATGGAATTTGCACAGGAAAGATTTGGCAAGTATTCCGGTTATATTCAATTATATCTGTTTAATTATGCAAGACTCTCCGGATTAATGGAGAAACTTAAAAAATAA
- the argF gene encoding ornithine carbamoyltransferase, whose protein sequence is MQHLLSMSDVKDQVFEIIELAEDLKSGKITDKPLEAKSLGMIFEKSSTRTRVSFEVGMYQLGGQALYLSSDDMQLGRGETIADTARVLSRYLDGIMIRAKKHSNVEELAKYSTIPVISGLTDMEHPCQIFADLLTIKEYKGDFNRKLVFIGDGNNVCNSLLLAGAYTGMDVTVACPEGYEPDKDIYELAKKEAKKTGSIIKIEHDVYTAVKDADILYTDVWVSMGDEEEKEERERIFKDYQINMNLVNKAKEDVIVMHCLPAIRDQEITDEVMLSSHSAIWDQAENRLHAQKAIMYKLL, encoded by the coding sequence ATGCAACATTTATTATCAATGTCTGATGTAAAAGATCAAGTTTTTGAAATAATTGAACTTGCAGAAGACTTAAAAAGTGGAAAAATAACTGATAAACCATTAGAAGCTAAGTCATTGGGAATGATATTTGAAAAATCATCAACACGTACAAGGGTATCATTTGAAGTTGGAATGTACCAGTTGGGAGGACAGGCTTTATACCTGTCTAGTGATGACATGCAGTTAGGCAGGGGAGAAACAATAGCAGATACCGCAAGGGTATTGTCCAGATATCTTGACGGAATAATGATAAGGGCCAAAAAACACTCCAATGTGGAAGAATTGGCAAAATACTCAACAATACCTGTTATAAGTGGATTAACCGACATGGAACATCCATGTCAAATATTTGCCGATTTACTTACCATAAAGGAATACAAGGGTGATTTTAACAGAAAACTGGTATTTATTGGTGATGGAAACAACGTATGCAATTCATTACTTCTAGCCGGAGCATACACCGGAATGGATGTAACGGTAGCATGTCCTGAGGGATATGAACCAGATAAAGACATATATGAATTAGCCAAAAAAGAAGCCAAAAAAACCGGTTCCATCATAAAAATCGAACATGACGTATACACAGCAGTAAAGGATGCGGATATTCTCTACACCGATGTATGGGTCAGTATGGGTGATGAAGAAGAAAAAGAAGAAAGGGAAAGAATATTCAAGGATTATCAAATAAATATGAATCTGGTAAACAAGGCAAAAGAAGATGTGATAGTAATGCATTGTCTACCTGCCATAAGAGACCAGGAAATAACCGATGAGGTAATGCTGTCCTCACATTCAGCCATATGGGACCAGGCAGAAAATCGTCTACACGCTCAAAAAGCAATAATGTACAAGTTACTATAA
- a CDS encoding aspartate aminotransferase family protein: MNSNDIKETLDEYVMHTYGRYDLVIDHAHGSIVYDCEGNEYIDCVAGIAVNNIGHTHKKMTENLTKQLDKMIHVSNLYYTEEQATFAKRLVEASPHDKVFFANSGAGANEGAIKLARKYTGKGEIISTWNSFHGRTLATITATGQPKYQKGFEPLPAGFKHVDYNDIEQIKEAITDDTAAILVEPIQGESGVRVPDDDYLPTLREICDEKGILLIFDEVQTGYGRTGKMFASELTGTVPDITTCAKAIAGGLPMGAVLANEKIAEAFQPGNHATTFGGSPFVCCAGNTVLDIYEEEDLVNKSHENGLYFMEKLEALKANHDCIVDVRGHGLMVGVEVNYGCDDLVAKAQEKGVLINVANHTVIRFVPPLIITRDELDKVVCVIDEILP; encoded by the coding sequence ATGAATTCAAATGACATAAAAGAAACCTTGGATGAATATGTTATGCATACCTATGGAAGATATGATTTAGTAATAGATCATGCACATGGAAGCATAGTATATGATTGTGAAGGTAACGAGTATATTGACTGTGTTGCAGGAATAGCAGTAAACAACATAGGTCATACTCATAAAAAGATGACAGAAAACTTGACAAAACAGTTAGATAAGATGATACATGTATCTAACTTGTATTATACCGAAGAACAGGCAACATTTGCTAAAAGATTGGTTGAAGCATCACCACATGACAAAGTATTCTTTGCAAACAGTGGAGCAGGAGCAAATGAGGGGGCCATAAAACTGGCAAGAAAATACACGGGAAAAGGTGAAATAATATCAACTTGGAACTCATTCCATGGAAGAACACTAGCCACAATAACAGCTACAGGCCAGCCTAAATACCAGAAAGGATTTGAACCATTACCAGCAGGATTCAAACATGTAGACTACAATGATATTGAACAGATAAAAGAGGCCATAACAGATGATACTGCTGCTATACTGGTTGAACCTATCCAGGGAGAAAGTGGTGTAAGAGTACCTGACGATGATTATCTGCCAACACTAAGAGAAATCTGTGATGAAAAAGGAATCCTTTTAATATTCGATGAAGTACAAACCGGTTATGGAAGAACAGGTAAAATGTTTGCATCAGAATTAACAGGCACAGTCCCTGATATAACAACCTGTGCTAAGGCAATTGCAGGTGGATTACCAATGGGTGCAGTACTGGCTAATGAAAAAATAGCTGAAGCGTTCCAGCCAGGAAATCACGCTACAACATTTGGTGGAAGTCCATTCGTATGCTGTGCAGGAAACACGGTATTGGATATCTATGAAGAAGAGGATTTGGTAAACAAATCCCATGAAAACGGATTATACTTCATGGAAAAATTGGAAGCTCTCAAAGCTAATCATGACTGTATCGTTGATGTAAGAGGTCATGGTTTAATGGTCGGAGTAGAAGTTAACTATGGATGTGACGATTTGGTAGCTAAAGCTCAAGAAAAAGGAGTACTTATAAACGTTGCAAATCATACCGTGATACGATTCGTACCACCACTTATAATAACCAGAGATGAATTGGATAAAGTAGTATGTGTAATTGATGAAATATTACCTTAA
- a CDS encoding carboxypeptidase-like regulatory domain-containing protein, whose product MRTSSAVILMGGLILLVLIGVVVAEDFIMPQDFEEEVSVLSTNNSTNNTTTGTVSVKKHVPPRGIMQKFVVIFWNPWATAPTYNGFVVYKNYIYNRLSNNMWTSVASVDKNNQIVNITASDQSIVDKLNETFNITPNATITMTETPSTSITNEGNSTNTNENSTNTNETSTTQNNTEKIGTSINLNDQTLENGTSSTITGTLVDENGTGIADAEVTITINGETTTQTTDSNGQFSYQYTSDSNLDVGEYSMDVSYQGNDTYQESSKSITVTIKASADENPEENTTADEYSSANEKQSSNYNNDNSYRSSSSSSSHKSSSSDSSSSSSSSSGRSSYDSYSNEENYASSESY is encoded by the coding sequence ATGAGAACTTCAAGTGCTGTAATATTAATGGGTGGATTAATATTATTAGTATTAATAGGAGTAGTTGTAGCTGAAGACTTCATCATGCCTCAGGATTTTGAGGAGGAAGTTTCTGTATTGTCAACCAACAACAGTACAAACAATACAACTACTGGAACTGTAAGTGTTAAAAAACACGTCCCACCTAGAGGTATAATGCAAAAATTTGTCGTAATCTTTTGGAATCCTTGGGCTACTGCACCAACATACAATGGATTCGTAGTTTATAAAAATTACATATACAACCGTTTATCAAATAATATGTGGACCAGTGTTGCATCGGTTGATAAGAACAACCAGATTGTTAACATAACCGCGTCTGATCAAAGTATTGTGGATAAACTGAATGAAACTTTCAACATAACCCCCAATGCAACAATAACAATGACAGAAACACCATCAACTAGCATTACAAATGAAGGAAATAGTACAAATACCAATGAAAATAGTACAAATACCAATGAAACAAGCACCACACAAAACAATACGGAAAAAATTGGTACAAGCATTAATTTAAATGATCAAACTCTTGAAAACGGTACCTCTTCAACAATAACAGGTACTTTAGTTGATGAAAACGGTACTGGAATTGCCGATGCCGAAGTAACCATTACAATAAATGGTGAAACTACTACACAGACCACAGACTCCAATGGACAATTTAGTTATCAATACACCAGTGATTCTAACTTAGATGTTGGAGAATATAGCATGGATGTGAGTTATCAGGGAAATGATACTTATCAGGAATCTTCCAAGTCAATAACAGTTACCATTAAAGCTTCGGCTGATGAAAATCCTGAAGAGAATACGACTGCAGATGAATATAGCAGTGCAAATGAAAAACAGTCAAGTAATTATAATAATGATAATTCGTACAGATCATCATCCTCTTCATCATCACACAAATCATCAAGCAGCGATTCATCAAGCTCATCAAGCAGTTCCTCTGGTAGATCATCTTATGATAGTTATTCCAATGAAGAGAATTATGCTAGTTCAGAGTCCTATTAG
- a CDS encoding ATP-binding protein — MIDRPFYMDKINEFVDTDLIKVLTGMRRCGKTTMFKLIIKELINKYHIPEDNIFLISFESTKYKWIENAEKLDEIVWELTEKINGKSYLFFDEIQNVKGWEKSINSYMVDLDCDLYITGSNSNLLSGELATYIAGRYIEFKIYPFSFNEILTYKSQNKKLNRFEELQLFEEYKEYGGLPYLQQLNKGKMDYINNVYDSILLKDVVRRYDIRDLDFLERLIYFLIDNMGHMFSANSISKFFKHEKRKANPEKVLNYIKLLRNALLFTQVKREDLKGKEILSVNEKYYLMDHGFYKALVGDNNHNEGQKLENIVFNELLRRGYKITVGIYQDLEIDFVCKKNNQVLYVQVSETLKGEKTRKREFKPLMKIKDNYPKYIITEDITDYSKQGIININIMDFLKDETI; from the coding sequence ATGATTGATAGACCTTTTTATATGGACAAGATTAATGAATTTGTTGATACGGATTTAATTAAGGTATTAACAGGAATGAGACGTTGTGGAAAAACAACTATGTTCAAATTAATAATAAAGGAATTAATAAATAAATATCACATCCCAGAGGATAACATCTTTTTAATATCCTTTGAATCAACAAAATACAAATGGATAGAAAATGCAGAAAAATTAGATGAAATTGTATGGGAGCTGACTGAAAAAATCAATGGTAAATCCTACCTATTTTTTGATGAAATTCAAAATGTAAAAGGATGGGAAAAAAGTATAAATTCATACATGGTGGATTTAGACTGTGATTTATATATTACAGGATCTAATTCTAATTTATTGTCAGGAGAACTAGCAACATATATTGCCGGCAGGTATATTGAATTTAAAATATATCCCTTCTCATTTAATGAAATTTTAACCTATAAATCTCAAAATAAGAAATTAAATAGATTTGAAGAACTGCAATTATTTGAAGAGTATAAGGAATATGGGGGATTACCCTATTTACAACAATTAAATAAAGGAAAAATGGATTATATTAATAATGTTTATGATTCAATACTACTAAAAGATGTAGTTCGACGTTATGATATACGAGATTTGGATTTTCTTGAACGATTAATATATTTCTTAATTGATAACATGGGGCATATGTTTTCAGCCAATAGCATATCCAAGTTTTTCAAACATGAAAAAAGAAAAGCAAATCCTGAAAAAGTATTAAATTATATAAAACTACTGAGAAATGCATTATTATTCACACAAGTAAAAAGGGAAGATTTAAAAGGTAAGGAAATTCTATCAGTTAATGAAAAATATTATCTAATGGATCATGGATTTTATAAAGCATTAGTCGGAGATAACAATCATAATGAAGGTCAAAAACTTGAAAACATAGTTTTCAATGAATTATTAAGAAGGGGTTATAAGATTACCGTAGGAATATATCAAGATTTAGAAATCGATTTTGTATGTAAAAAAAATAACCAAGTGCTTTATGTTCAAGTTTCAGAAACATTAAAAGGAGAAAAAACTAGAAAAAGAGAATTCAAGCCTTTAATGAAGATTAAAGACAATTATCCAAAATATATAATTACTGAAGACATAACTGACTATTCAAAACAGGGTATTATAAATATCAATATAATGGACTTCTTAAAAGATGAAACAATATAA
- a CDS encoding toxic anion resistance protein — protein sequence MGEFSLDVDSIRNDVEKTLKQEEEKLQDSPLKSQAETNADAIFDSDLNNPYEREKIIEPIEKFGMADMDKSSKQNELLSHRLADFSNGGEDANNIGEKILQLDKQLQELDPGQVDFSKKGILKKLQNPVKKYFGKYQKAEPVIADIIDSLENSRKVLENDNVTLLHEENALRETTNKLIADVELGKMMDKSIESQITKAEMEGVDSEKVAIVKEEILFPLRQRVMDLQQMVVINQQGIISLNTIRKNNKELIRGVNRAKNVTVTALKTGVMAATALYDQKIVMDKINLLNDTTSDIIMSTSQILRQQGSQIQKSSASTMISTEVLQEAFAEAIAAVEEVSTYKQLALPKMKETIDSFNQMAIEGQKVVERIETADKLKEESTVDNKTKASLNK from the coding sequence ATGGGTGAATTTTCACTTGATGTAGATAGTATAAGAAATGATGTTGAAAAAACACTTAAACAGGAGGAAGAAAAACTACAGGATTCCCCTCTTAAAAGTCAGGCAGAAACGAATGCAGATGCAATATTTGATTCTGACTTAAATAATCCATATGAAAGAGAAAAAATAATAGAACCAATAGAAAAATTTGGAATGGCAGATATGGACAAGTCAAGCAAGCAAAATGAACTGTTAAGTCATCGTTTAGCTGATTTTTCAAATGGAGGAGAAGATGCAAATAATATTGGAGAGAAAATACTGCAACTGGATAAGCAACTTCAGGAATTAGATCCCGGCCAAGTTGACTTTTCAAAAAAGGGAATTCTAAAGAAATTACAAAATCCTGTGAAGAAATACTTCGGCAAGTACCAGAAGGCCGAACCTGTAATAGCGGATATTATTGATTCTCTTGAAAACAGCAGAAAGGTATTGGAAAACGATAACGTAACACTTCTTCATGAAGAAAATGCATTAAGAGAAACAACCAATAAATTGATTGCAGATGTTGAACTTGGTAAAATGATGGACAAATCCATTGAATCACAAATAACTAAGGCTGAAATGGAGGGAGTAGATTCAGAGAAAGTTGCAATTGTAAAGGAAGAGATATTGTTCCCATTAAGACAAAGGGTAATGGATTTACAACAGATGGTTGTGATTAACCAACAGGGAATCATCTCCTTAAACACTATCAGAAAGAACAATAAGGAACTTATTCGTGGAGTAAATCGTGCCAAGAATGTTACAGTAACTGCTTTAAAAACGGGTGTGATGGCTGCAACGGCATTATATGACCAGAAAATTGTAATGGATAAAATTAACCTATTAAATGATACGACAAGTGACATTATTATGTCAACTTCACAGATTCTACGTCAACAGGGAAGTCAGATTCAGAAATCAAGTGCTTCAACAATGATTTCTACGGAAGTTCTTCAAGAAGCATTTGCCGAGGCTATAGCCGCGGTTGAAGAGGTAAGTACATATAAGCAATTGGCACTTCCAAAGATGAAAGAAACAATTGATTCATTTAATCAAATGGCCATTGAAGGTCAAAAGGTCGTTGAAAGAATTGAAACTGCTGATAAATTAAAAGAGGAGTCCACCGTTGACAATAAAACCAAGGCTTCTTTGAATAAATAA